A genomic window from Clostridium aceticum includes:
- a CDS encoding transposase, giving the protein MARTAREKSQTGIYHIMLRGIDKRNIFINDLDYEKFIEYTKKAKEKSDFTIYGYCLMTNHVHMLLKTESEEIGDVVRRITVGYAQYHNIKNGRTGHLFQNRFKSEPVNTDDYFLIVLRYIQQNPIKAGMVERIEDYKWSSYNSYIKKDTLINSTFALDYFKDIQGFIEYMTEEREDKCLEYNPKKRYTDEELEETISLLVDISILHNLDIEARDNMIKGIKETTGASNRQLSRILKIGRGILDKIK; this is encoded by the coding sequence ATGGCCAGAACAGCAAGAGAAAAAAGTCAAACAGGAATATATCATATTATGTTGAGAGGGATAGATAAAAGAAATATATTTATAAATGATTTAGACTATGAAAAATTTATTGAGTATACTAAGAAAGCAAAAGAAAAGTCAGATTTCACAATATATGGATATTGTTTAATGACGAATCATGTACATATGTTGCTTAAAACAGAATCAGAGGAGATTGGAGATGTCGTTAGAAGAATAACTGTGGGTTATGCACAATACCATAATATTAAAAATGGAAGAACAGGACATCTTTTTCAAAATCGATTTAAAAGTGAACCAGTAAATACAGATGATTATTTTCTCATAGTATTACGATACATTCAGCAAAACCCAATAAAAGCGGGGATGGTTGAAAGAATAGAAGATTATAAGTGGAGCAGTTATAATTCATATATCAAAAAAGACACATTGATTAATTCTACATTTGCATTAGATTATTTCAAGGATATACAAGGTTTTATAGAGTATATGACAGAAGAGAGGGAGGATAAGTGCCTAGAGTACAACCCTAAAAAGAGATATACTGATGAAGAATTAGAAGAAACAATATCTTTATTAGTAGATATATCCATATTACATAATTTAGATATAGAGGCTAGAGATAACATGATTAAAGGAATAAAAGAGACAACTGGAGCAAGTAACAGACAATTATCAAGGATACTAAAAATAGGAAGAGGTATACTAGATAAAATTAAGTAA
- a CDS encoding lantibiotic protection ABC transporter ATP-binding protein, with the protein MSDYILEVKGLTKKFKNEIAVNSVSLSIRKNSIYGLLGPNGAGKSTILKMVTGIMKPSSGEILFKNHLWTRKDLNDIGALIENPAIYPNLTAMENLKVACTLHGLPKIRAEETLNIIDLEKSGKKKVKNFSMGMKQRLGLGIAIINNPKLLILDEPTNGLDPIGIEELRELIKSFPSKGITVILSSHILSEVAQVADEIGIISNGIIGYNGKINHADNLEKLFMDIVERNRGVNS; encoded by the coding sequence ATGTCAGATTATATTTTAGAGGTAAAGGGCTTAACCAAAAAATTCAAGAATGAAATAGCTGTAAATAGTGTTTCGTTATCTATTAGGAAGAATTCTATCTATGGTTTACTTGGACCAAACGGTGCAGGAAAATCAACTATATTAAAAATGGTTACAGGGATTATGAAACCATCCTCAGGAGAAATATTATTCAAAAATCATTTGTGGACAAGGAAAGATTTAAACGATATAGGAGCATTAATAGAAAATCCTGCAATATACCCAAATTTAACAGCAATGGAAAATTTAAAAGTTGCATGTACACTTCATGGACTTCCTAAGATAAGAGCTGAAGAAACGCTAAATATTATAGATCTTGAGAAATCAGGTAAAAAGAAAGTAAAGAATTTTTCTATGGGAATGAAACAGAGACTGGGGCTTGGCATTGCAATTATCAATAATCCAAAGCTACTTATTCTTGATGAACCTACTAATGGTCTAGACCCAATCGGTATTGAGGAATTAAGAGAATTAATTAAATCTTTTCCTTCTAAAGGTATTACAGTTATTCTTTCCAGTCATATTTTATCAGAAGTAGCACAAGTAGCTGATGAAATAGGCATTATATCGAATGGAATCATCGGCTACAATGGTAAAATAAATCATGCGGATAATCTTGAAAAACTATTTATGGATATCGTAGAAAGAAATAGAGGTGTTAACTCATGA
- a CDS encoding lantibiotic immunity ABC transporter MutE/EpiE family permease subunit produces MIDIIKAEFQKSKRTTINKFVMITPLITLLLCVLWGGGQNGAYNWWYTMFLPGMLAIISAQVITREKSFSYKGVFLYSKDKGLIWLGKILYISILLIFSCLIFMIGIEVIGFLFGSTIPLKANIFATAILIFTFLFTIPISLFLTVQFNMFVVVLFNIGMTIIGVVSIGTNSILKFSPYGTSSALMAPILQILPNGLPVPDNSPLLNGDLIVNDTVINIIVFIMLTILTTIWFKKREVN; encoded by the coding sequence ATGATAGATATAATTAAAGCAGAGTTTCAAAAGAGTAAAAGAACAACTATAAATAAATTTGTAATGATAACACCATTGATTACACTTTTATTATGTGTTTTATGGGGTGGGGGTCAAAATGGAGCATATAACTGGTGGTATACTATGTTTCTTCCAGGAATGCTAGCTATTATTTCTGCTCAAGTAATTACAAGAGAGAAAAGCTTTTCCTATAAAGGAGTATTTTTATATTCTAAAGACAAAGGTCTTATATGGTTGGGAAAGATATTATATATTAGCATTTTACTTATATTTTCTTGTTTAATTTTTATGATAGGGATTGAAGTCATTGGTTTCCTTTTTGGCTCTACTATTCCTCTAAAGGCAAATATATTTGCAACTGCTATATTGATATTCACATTTTTATTTACCATTCCTATTAGTTTGTTTTTAACTGTACAGTTCAATATGTTTGTTGTTGTTCTTTTTAATATAGGTATGACAATCATTGGTGTAGTAAGCATTGGTACAAATTCAATTTTAAAATTCTCACCTTATGGAACATCATCTGCATTAATGGCACCGATTCTTCAGATTTTACCAAATGGTCTTCCAGTACCAGATAATAGTCCACTATTAAATGGTGATTTGATAGTAAATGATACTGTTATCAATATCATTGTTTTTATTATGCTAACTATTCTGACTACTATATGGTTTAAGAAAAGAGAGGTGAATTAA
- a CDS encoding response regulator transcription factor, whose product MLLKILLIEDDTTLFKEIKDRFIDWGYEVHGVENFQRVMESFAEIQPDLVIIDIQLPKYDGFHWCRMIREYSNVPIVFLSSRDHPTDMVMSMNLGADDFIQKPFHFEVLIAKIQAILRRVYNYSTTTSDLKVWMGATVDLERNRVSNEKGMIELTKTEIFILKILIECKNKVVSREYLMNLLWDDQRFISDNTLTVNVNRLRKKLAEIGLENGIETKVGQGYIAIEQVEK is encoded by the coding sequence ATGTTATTGAAGATATTATTAATTGAAGACGATACTACTCTATTTAAAGAGATAAAAGATCGCTTTATAGACTGGGGATATGAAGTGCATGGGGTTGAAAACTTTCAACGTGTCATGGAGAGCTTTGCTGAAATCCAACCAGATTTAGTGATTATCGATATCCAACTTCCTAAATATGATGGTTTTCATTGGTGCCGCATGATCCGTGAGTATTCCAATGTTCCGATCGTCTTCTTATCTTCACGGGATCACCCTACAGATATGGTGATGTCGATGAATTTAGGTGCAGATGATTTCATTCAAAAGCCCTTTCACTTTGAAGTGCTAATTGCAAAAATACAAGCCATTTTGCGTCGTGTATATAACTACAGTACCACCACTTCAGACCTGAAGGTATGGATGGGTGCAACGGTTGACCTGGAGAGAAATCGTGTATCAAATGAAAAGGGAATGATAGAGCTTACTAAAACTGAAATATTTATCTTGAAGATACTCATTGAATGTAAAAATAAGGTTGTCAGCCGAGAATATTTAATGAACCTGCTGTGGGATGATCAGCGATTTATAAGTGATAATACCTTAACAGTGAATGTAAATAGGCTGCGTAAAAAATTAGCTGAAATTGGACTAGAAAATGGAATAGAAACAAAGGTGGGACAAGGATACATTGCTATAGAGCAGGTGGAAAAATGA
- a CDS encoding sensor histidine kinase, which produces MIKKFLLERISWIILIVLLPLLALILAYLDPALSINSIFYYVFLSLVISFLFVVIRYFKETSFYKELSLRDSTTDITSLPEPSSSFESFIHKQITSSIEQLEKDASTSRLLLEQEKDDLLSWIHEVKTPLTALKLIIDRSEDHQLKSDLMHEWLRIHYLLDQQLHQKRIPFIENDLFIEKVELESLLYSEIHMLRSWCLKKKIGFDVELVSTHVLTDAKWLSFILRQLLTNAVKYSEEGSEITIQSANQMGQTILTLEDNGRGIDPRDVPRVFDKGFTSTSKHQDQHATGMGLYLAKKAAIPLGIRISIQSTLGRGTTVTLTFSKENRFLQIQGV; this is translated from the coding sequence ATGATTAAGAAATTCTTGCTGGAGAGAATCAGCTGGATTATCTTGATTGTACTTTTACCGCTACTTGCTTTAATACTCGCATACCTAGATCCCGCTCTTTCCATTAACTCTATTTTCTATTATGTATTTCTATCCTTGGTTATTTCTTTTCTGTTTGTCGTTATTCGTTATTTCAAAGAGACATCATTTTATAAAGAGTTGAGCTTAAGAGATTCAACCACTGATATTACAAGTCTTCCTGAACCAAGCAGTTCATTTGAATCGTTCATTCATAAGCAGATTACCTCTTCAATAGAACAGTTAGAAAAAGATGCCTCTACCAGTCGGCTTCTCCTTGAACAAGAGAAGGACGATCTACTTTCTTGGATTCATGAAGTGAAAACACCATTAACAGCACTGAAATTAATCATTGATCGTTCGGAAGATCATCAATTGAAATCTGATCTCATGCATGAATGGTTAAGAATCCACTATTTGCTTGATCAACAGCTGCATCAAAAGCGTATACCTTTCATTGAAAATGATTTGTTCATTGAAAAGGTAGAGCTAGAGTCACTTCTTTATAGTGAGATTCATATGTTACGGTCTTGGTGTTTAAAAAAGAAAATTGGTTTTGATGTAGAATTAGTCTCAACACATGTCCTCACTGATGCAAAATGGCTGTCTTTTATCCTTCGGCAGCTTTTAACAAATGCCGTAAAATATAGCGAAGAAGGTTCTGAAATTACGATACAATCGGCTAATCAAATGGGACAAACGATCCTAACCCTAGAAGATAACGGCCGCGGAATAGACCCCCGTGATGTGCCAAGAGTCTTCGATAAAGGATTTACGTCTACAAGCAAGCATCAGGACCAACATGCTACAGGCATGGGATTATACTTAGCAAAAAAGGCTGCCATCCCACTTGGTATTCGCATTTCCATTCAGTCAACTCTTGGAAGAGGGACAACCGTGACCCTCACCTTCTCAAAAGAGAATCGATTTCTTCAGATTCAAGGCGTGTGA
- a CDS encoding DUF724 domain-containing protein, with protein MYRRVHWNNRGCRSIGWRCVSRLEEKGFDCTSPTINEETLHTAVIKAINELLANKEPLLQVLQKNIATVLNEGNDNTITDIDGKLEELQKQLLEQAKSKNDYNKVTDEIYCLRKLKQNVLIENAEREGRRQRIVGFRLDAKIDI; from the coding sequence ATTTATAGGAGAGTCCACTGGAATAATAGAGGATGTAGATCCATAGGATGGCGATGTGTTAGTCGCTTGGAGGAAAAAGGGTTTGACTGCACCTCCCCAACCATAAACGAAGAAACATTGCATACAGCAGTTATCAAAGCTATTAATGAACTACTAGCTAACAAAGAACCTTTGCTTCAGGTGTTGCAGAAAAACATAGCTACTGTTCTTAATGAAGGAAATGATAATACCATCACAGATATTGATGGCAAACTGGAAGAATTACAGAAGCAGCTACTTGAACAAGCGAAGTCCAAGAATGATTATAACAAAGTGACTGATGAGATATACTGCCTGAGGAAACTAAAACAAAATGTGCTGATAGAAAATGCAGAACGTGAAGGAAGAAGGCAGCGGATTGTCGGGTTTAGGTTAGATGCTAAAATTGATATATAA
- a CDS encoding daunorubicin resistance protein DrrA family ABC transporter ATP-binding protein: protein MLLKNENNNAIEVNNLVKNYRGSIKALDGLTFSIRSGTIYGLLGPNGAGKSTTVKILTTLSRPDSGEANVLGIDVLLQPNKVRRVIGCVSQKSGVCYDSTGRENLILQGQLYEMGGKYLHDRVDELLNIFKLEEAANRSTLTYSGGMLRKLDIAMGIIHNPQILFLDEPTTGLDPEARSILWEIISNLSKKEKVTILLTSHYLDEIDRLADRVAIIDQGKVIVEGSPRELKEELAGDIIKIELRKNYSNSIFHVEDVLKKQEGIIEVKNKSKELQLQVSRGSSILPNILQVLQSLSIDVVSVEIIPPSLDVVYLKYTGKRIES, encoded by the coding sequence ATGTTATTAAAGAACGAAAACAATAACGCCATCGAAGTCAATAATTTAGTAAAGAACTATAGAGGTAGCATAAAAGCATTAGATGGACTAACCTTTAGTATTAGATCTGGAACTATTTATGGGCTTCTTGGTCCTAATGGAGCAGGAAAATCGACAACAGTAAAAATTTTGACTACATTATCAAGGCCTGATAGTGGTGAAGCTAATGTATTAGGAATTGATGTTTTATTGCAGCCTAATAAGGTTCGTCGTGTCATTGGGTGTGTCTCTCAAAAATCAGGAGTTTGTTATGACTCAACAGGTAGAGAAAACTTAATTTTACAGGGACAACTGTACGAGATGGGAGGCAAGTATCTTCATGATAGGGTAGATGAATTATTAAATATTTTTAAATTAGAGGAGGCTGCCAATAGGTCTACCTTGACTTATTCCGGTGGGATGCTGCGGAAATTGGATATTGCTATGGGAATCATCCACAATCCTCAGATTTTATTTTTAGATGAACCAACTACTGGTCTCGATCCAGAGGCAAGGTCTATTCTTTGGGAAATAATTTCTAATCTCTCAAAAAAGGAGAAGGTTACTATTTTACTGACTTCTCACTATTTAGATGAAATTGATCGTCTTGCAGATCGAGTGGCGATTATTGATCAAGGCAAGGTTATTGTTGAAGGGTCTCCTAGAGAATTAAAGGAAGAATTGGCAGGGGATATAATTAAGATAGAATTACGAAAAAATTATTCTAATAGTATTTTTCACGTTGAAGATGTTTTAAAAAAGCAAGAAGGTATTATAGAGGTAAAAAACAAAAGTAAAGAGCTACAACTACAAGTCAGCAGAGGTTCAAGCATATTACCTAATATACTACAGGTATTACAATCATTATCAATAGATGTAGTTTCAGTCGAGATTATTCCCCCTTCCCTTGATGTAGTATATCTAAAATACACAGGTAAGAGGATTGAATCTTAA
- a CDS encoding sensor histidine kinase, with the protein MGLKKSKKLRTIFIEYVVSLGALIMTLLLVNYSLFASASMVYPANYSEKVIQKNYEELRDSPKVTMDLLTPMSSFGVYSEDGHFLYGNFSLDNKEKNWDSYSKGDKSIGLSNYIISIAREKDILIINYPLTMQFRSERLRKVLPNAEVAIVFLVFLQLITIIVLWSNRFAKRVNSELKALLITTEKIQEQNLDFNVDNSNIEEIDMVLKGIDKMKNSLKIALEEQWLLEKQKREQVSALAHDIKTPLTIVKGNTELLKETELTKEQKNYCNYIKESSEQMDEYIQQLLTFTKKEIDKGHPNEKVKVIKVLNSLKNQSEALSKIKNINIVWEIDVEENLYIKGNENELERAMMNIIINAFDFSPNGSTIAIYGVADNYELTIQVIDQGNGFSKKMLRYGKEQFFMEKESRTKTGHHGLGLYIANTIITKYNGELALSNDENGGGAVTVKISIFQKDD; encoded by the coding sequence ATGGGATTGAAGAAAAGTAAAAAACTTCGTACAATTTTTATTGAATATGTTGTATCTCTTGGGGCTTTAATTATGACTTTATTGTTAGTTAATTATTCCTTGTTTGCTTCAGCTTCAATGGTGTATCCAGCAAATTATTCTGAAAAAGTAATTCAAAAGAACTATGAGGAACTAAGGGATTCACCTAAGGTGACAATGGATTTATTAACACCAATGAGTAGTTTTGGGGTTTATTCAGAAGATGGACATTTTTTATATGGGAATTTTTCTTTAGATAATAAAGAAAAAAATTGGGATAGTTATAGTAAAGGAGATAAGTCAATAGGTTTATCAAATTATATTATTAGTATTGCAAGAGAAAAGGATATATTGATTATTAACTATCCATTGACTATGCAGTTTAGAAGTGAAAGATTGAGAAAAGTTTTACCAAATGCAGAAGTGGCTATTGTTTTTTTAGTTTTCCTTCAACTTATTACAATAATTGTCTTATGGTCTAATAGATTTGCTAAAAGGGTTAATAGTGAATTAAAAGCCCTTCTAATAACAACGGAAAAAATACAAGAACAGAACTTGGATTTTAACGTAGACAATAGTAATATAGAAGAGATAGATATGGTCCTTAAAGGGATTGATAAGATGAAAAACTCTTTAAAGATTGCGTTAGAGGAACAATGGTTATTAGAGAAGCAAAAGAGGGAACAGGTTTCAGCTTTGGCTCATGATATAAAAACCCCTCTTACTATAGTTAAAGGTAATACCGAATTACTTAAGGAAACAGAATTGACGAAGGAGCAAAAAAACTACTGCAATTATATAAAGGAAAGCAGTGAACAAATGGATGAATATATTCAACAATTATTGACTTTTACAAAAAAGGAAATTGATAAAGGACATCCAAATGAAAAGGTCAAGGTTATAAAAGTGCTAAATTCTTTGAAAAATCAAAGCGAAGCTTTAAGTAAAATAAAAAATATTAACATAGTTTGGGAAATAGATGTTGAAGAAAATCTATACATAAAAGGAAATGAAAATGAATTAGAACGTGCAATGATGAATATTATTATAAATGCTTTTGACTTTTCTCCAAACGGCTCAACTATTGCCATATATGGTGTCGCGGATAATTATGAACTAACTATCCAAGTAATAGATCAGGGCAACGGCTTTTCTAAGAAGATGTTAAGGTATGGAAAAGAGCAATTTTTTATGGAAAAAGAAAGTAGAACAAAAACTGGACATCATGGATTAGGTTTATATATTGCAAACACCATTATTACTAAATATAATGGTGAACTTGCATTATCAAATGATGAAAATGGCGGTGGGGCAGTTACAGTTAAAATTTCGATATTTCAAAAGGATGACTAA
- a CDS encoding MerR family transcriptional regulator gives MEYTVKEVARLTGTTVKTLHHYQKVGLLQPLKVTEGGYRIYGIKELERLQQILFYRELDFSLKDIKTAMDNESNRIETLKRQYKLLSERSERMDGILKTIEESIICAEKGENMEQSKMFKGLNKEEWKEVIAEQKEYLSEAYEFEMDTDSIDVNELNEMAIESERFMSFLANALKNGWRPNDERLKKELERHIEFLNSHDMPTDVKELVETARFFIEDDFHRDMLESQQTGLSYYFYTVAEMNALKQHK, from the coding sequence ATGGAGTATACAGTTAAAGAGGTTGCCCGATTAACAGGGACTACTGTGAAGACGTTGCATCATTATCAAAAGGTAGGTCTGTTGCAACCACTTAAAGTAACAGAGGGTGGGTATAGAATTTATGGAATAAAAGAATTAGAAAGATTACAGCAAATATTGTTTTATAGAGAATTAGATTTTTCATTGAAGGACATAAAAACGGCAATGGATAATGAATCAAATAGAATTGAGACCTTAAAACGGCAATACAAGCTTCTAAGTGAACGGAGTGAAAGAATGGATGGGATATTAAAGACAATTGAAGAATCAATCATTTGTGCTGAGAAGGGAGAAAATATGGAGCAATCAAAAATGTTTAAAGGACTGAATAAAGAGGAATGGAAAGAGGTAATTGCTGAGCAAAAAGAATATTTAAGTGAAGCGTATGAATTTGAGATGGATACAGATTCAATTGATGTAAATGAACTAAATGAAATGGCAATAGAATCCGAAAGGTTTATGAGCTTTCTAGCTAATGCTTTGAAAAATGGATGGAGACCAAATGACGAGAGACTAAAAAAAGAACTAGAAAGACATATAGAGTTCTTGAATTCTCATGATATGCCTACTGATGTTAAAGAACTTGTTGAGACAGCCCGGTTTTTTATTGAGGATGACTTTCACAGAGATATGCTAGAAAGTCAACAAACCGGACTTAGCTACTACTTCTATACAGTAGCAGAAATGAATGCACTAAAGCAACATAAGTAA
- a CDS encoding ABC transporter ATP-binding protein codes for MNILEAKKIHKSYGNKFTRQEVLKGIDISIEKGEFVTIMGASGSGKTTLLNVLSTIDRLSHGSLKIQGEELTKSKEKKLAEFRKHHLGFIFQDYNLLDTLTVKENTLLPLSITNTAKKEALEKFQMVAADLGIEEIADKYPNEISGGQKQRTSAARAFIHEPSIIFADEPTGALDSKAASDLLGKLTNLNEKRKATIVMVTHDPVAASYSSRVIFLKDGQIYTQLNKGEESRNTFLKDIMKTQGVLGGVHYEH; via the coding sequence ATGAATATACTTGAAGCTAAAAAAATCCATAAAAGCTATGGAAATAAATTCACGAGACAAGAGGTCTTAAAAGGGATTGATATTAGTATTGAAAAGGGGGAATTTGTTACGATCATGGGTGCGTCAGGATCGGGGAAAACAACTCTTCTAAATGTGTTATCAACGATTGACCGACTAAGCCATGGTTCCTTAAAGATCCAAGGTGAGGAACTAACTAAAAGCAAAGAAAAGAAGCTGGCGGAGTTTAGAAAGCATCATTTAGGATTTATCTTTCAAGACTATAATTTACTTGATACGTTAACAGTAAAAGAAAACACCTTATTACCCCTCTCTATCACAAATACTGCCAAAAAAGAAGCATTAGAGAAATTTCAAATGGTGGCAGCAGATCTTGGAATTGAAGAGATAGCAGATAAATATCCCAATGAAATATCAGGTGGTCAAAAACAAAGGACATCTGCGGCGAGAGCTTTCATTCACGAGCCAAGTATCATATTTGCTGATGAGCCAACGGGTGCTCTTGATTCAAAAGCAGCGTCTGATTTATTGGGTAAATTAACCAATTTAAATGAAAAGCGTAAAGCAACCATAGTGATGGTTACTCACGACCCTGTTGCAGCAAGCTACAGCAGTCGTGTTATTTTTCTTAAAGATGGTCAAATCTATACCCAATTGAACAAAGGCGAAGAAAGCCGCAACACATTTCTAAAGGATATTATGAAGACACAAGGGGTACTGGGAGGGGTGCACTATGAGCATTAA
- a CDS encoding response regulator transcription factor, producing the protein MANILVVDDDKAILDLIENILSKSGHFVKKIENSEKVLFEDFDYYNLIILDIMMPGIDGFQLCSKIRAQVDSPILFLTAKTDEADIIKGLGLGADDYLTKPFGVQELRARVDAHLRRDQREKMHAFNIGNVRFSISSKECFVLDNKIPLTKSEYEISEYLALHHGQIFSKEQIFESVFGFENESNLSTIVEHIKNIRAKFIRFSEEPIKTVWGVGYKWD; encoded by the coding sequence ATGGCAAATATTTTAGTTGTAGATGATGATAAAGCAATTCTAGATTTGATTGAGAATATACTAAGTAAAAGTGGCCATTTTGTTAAGAAAATAGAGAATTCAGAAAAAGTTTTGTTTGAAGATTTTGACTATTACAACCTAATTATTTTAGATATAATGATGCCTGGCATTGATGGGTTTCAATTATGTTCTAAAATAAGGGCGCAAGTAGATTCTCCTATTTTATTTCTTACAGCAAAAACAGATGAAGCAGATATTATAAAGGGATTAGGATTAGGAGCAGATGATTATTTAACAAAACCTTTTGGAGTTCAAGAACTTCGTGCAAGAGTAGATGCTCATCTTAGAAGAGATCAAAGAGAAAAGATGCATGCATTTAATATAGGCAATGTTAGATTTTCCATATCCAGTAAAGAGTGTTTCGTATTGGACAATAAGATTCCTCTTACTAAGAGTGAATATGAAATAAGTGAGTACTTAGCCCTTCATCATGGCCAAATCTTTTCAAAGGAACAAATATTCGAATCAGTTTTTGGGTTTGAAAATGAAAGCAATTTAAGTACAATAGTTGAGCATATAAAAAACATTCGAGCTAAATTCATACGATTTAGTGAAGAACCAATTAAAACAGTTTGGGGAGTAGGCTACAAATGGGATTGA
- a CDS encoding lantibiotic immunity ABC transporter MutG family permease subunit has product MLQLIKLIKADIMKLKSTQMIWMHLYIPLLGLIIFLGYYSVTPWSSFGKISVYLQVLCIVFPVLIAIITSMVADQEYTAGGFQNILISSEPKYLTFTSKLILFLLLGTLSTILAVMGFYIGYSFIENNIYPININLAVVGILIGSNVFLYIIHFFLSFRFSKGVSIGVGIAESLASALFLTGMGDGRWPFIPSSWSIRFVESLLMKYQNVGSIFIDPDLYLGVIIAIVATILSFVTMSVWFTRWEGNKLEE; this is encoded by the coding sequence ATGTTACAATTAATAAAGCTAATAAAAGCTGATATAATGAAATTAAAGTCTACCCAAATGATATGGATGCACCTATACATTCCATTACTAGGATTGATTATATTTTTAGGATATTATTCTGTTACACCGTGGAGTAGTTTTGGTAAGATATCAGTTTATTTACAAGTTTTATGCATAGTTTTCCCTGTATTAATTGCAATAATTACTTCAATGGTGGCAGATCAAGAATATACAGCAGGAGGATTTCAGAATATTTTAATTAGTTCAGAACCAAAGTATTTAACTTTTACTAGTAAACTAATTTTATTTTTACTACTGGGGACTTTAAGTACTATATTAGCGGTTATGGGCTTTTATATAGGTTATTCTTTTATAGAAAATAATATTTACCCTATTAATATAAATTTAGCTGTTGTCGGAATATTAATAGGGAGCAATGTGTTTCTATATATTATACATTTCTTCTTAAGTTTTAGATTTTCAAAGGGAGTTTCAATTGGAGTAGGAATTGCAGAATCTCTTGCATCGGCATTATTTTTAACAGGTATGGGAGATGGTAGATGGCCATTCATCCCAAGTTCTTGGAGTATTAGATTTGTTGAATCTTTACTAATGAAATATCAAAATGTTGGCAGTATATTTATAGATCCAGACTTATATTTAGGAGTTATTATAGCTATTGTTGCAACTATTTTATCCTTTGTAACCATGTCAGTGTGGTTTACAAGATGGGAAGGGAATAAGCTAGAAGAATAG
- a CDS encoding ABC transporter permease has product MKKLIKDTWNLAFRRIRPTFRRPMTIFMSMAQPIIWLLLFGNLFKGIIQVPGFFTDSYVEYILPGMIVMNTLFIGIYTGMGTLTDLNYGALERFLVTPINKIVIILSELVQLIVLLLVQFIMIMLLALTMGARFTLNISSIIIFLTIPILLGLGVSALSISLALITRKHEAMITALQFFTLPLMFLSSAFMPRHLMPSWIRIISTVNPIDWAILGAREVLSSQVNWSEVITNGAMVLLFGVICVLISLQSFKKFQNSI; this is encoded by the coding sequence ATGAAAAAATTAATAAAGGATACTTGGAATTTGGCGTTTCGTCGTATTAGACCTACATTTCGGAGACCAATGACTATTTTTATGTCAATGGCACAGCCCATCATATGGTTATTATTGTTTGGTAATCTATTCAAAGGAATCATTCAGGTTCCAGGTTTTTTCACTGATTCCTATGTTGAGTATATTCTGCCGGGTATGATAGTAATGAATACATTGTTTATCGGTATCTATACAGGGATGGGCACATTAACAGATTTAAATTACGGAGCATTGGAACGTTTCTTAGTAACTCCTATAAATAAAATTGTAATAATCTTAAGTGAATTAGTGCAGCTAATTGTTCTTTTGCTAGTTCAGTTTATTATGATAATGCTACTGGCTTTAACTATGGGGGCAAGATTTACCTTAAATATTTCTAGTATAATAATATTTTTAACTATCCCTATATTGTTGGGGCTAGGGGTTAGTGCTCTATCCATTAGTTTAGCACTTATAACACGTAAGCATGAAGCTATGATAACTGCCCTGCAATTTTTTACCTTGCCCCTTATGTTTTTATCATCAGCATTTATGCCAAGACATCTTATGCCGTCTTGGATTCGTATAATAAGCACTGTGAATCCTATTGATTGGGCAATATTAGGGGCTCGTGAGGTGCTAAGCTCACAAGTTAATTGGTCAGAGGTTATTACTAATGGAGCTATGGTGCTCCTATTTGGAGTAATATGCGTTTTGATTTCACTACAGTCATTTAAGAAATTTCAAAACTCAATATAA